A portion of the Microbacterium hominis genome contains these proteins:
- the purF gene encoding amidophosphoribosyltransferase translates to MCGIVGMVGREPVNQEIYDSLLLLQHRGQDSTGIATAERSGSVHMHKARGQVREAFRTRDMRNLLGEVGLGHVRYATKGTATSEEEAQPFYVNAPYGIVLVHNGNLTNTRELTEELFRKDRRHLNTSSDTELLVNVLANELQSSISGLQLDPEQVFHAVTRVHERVEGSYAAIALIAGYGLLAFRDPFGIRPLILGTRKNSDGRYDWVVTSESLVLENGEFEVVRDVEPGEAVFIDVEGNLHTRRCAPDATLAPCSFEYVYLARPDSIMNGISVYEARLRMGERLADTIAKYTPAGAIDVVMPIPDSSRPAAMQVARKLGIEYREGFYKNRYVGRTFIMPGQAVRKKSVRQKLNAMSTEFKGKNVLLIDDSIVRGTTSKQIIQMARDAGAKSVTFASAAPPVRYPHVYGINMPSREELVAHGRTIPEIAEELGADFVVYQEVEDLKAAILEGTDIEDLDMSCFDGRYVTGTVTDEYLAWVEGSQES, encoded by the coding sequence ATGTGCGGAATCGTCGGGATGGTGGGGCGCGAGCCCGTCAACCAGGAGATCTACGACTCGCTCCTTCTGCTGCAGCACCGCGGCCAGGACTCCACCGGCATCGCCACTGCGGAACGCAGCGGCAGCGTGCACATGCACAAGGCCCGCGGCCAGGTGCGCGAGGCGTTCCGCACCCGCGACATGCGCAACCTCCTGGGTGAGGTGGGCCTCGGCCACGTGCGGTACGCGACGAAGGGCACGGCGACCAGCGAGGAGGAGGCGCAGCCCTTCTACGTGAACGCGCCGTACGGCATCGTGCTGGTGCACAACGGCAACCTCACCAACACCCGAGAGCTGACCGAGGAGCTGTTCCGCAAGGATCGCCGTCACCTCAACACGAGCTCCGACACCGAGCTGCTGGTGAACGTGCTCGCCAACGAGCTGCAGTCGTCGATCTCGGGCTTGCAGCTCGATCCCGAGCAGGTCTTCCACGCCGTCACGCGCGTGCACGAGCGTGTCGAGGGTTCGTACGCGGCGATCGCGCTCATCGCTGGCTACGGCCTGCTCGCGTTCCGCGATCCGTTCGGCATCCGTCCGCTCATCCTCGGCACCCGTAAGAACTCCGACGGCCGCTATGACTGGGTCGTCACGAGCGAGTCGCTCGTGCTCGAGAACGGCGAGTTCGAGGTCGTGCGCGACGTCGAGCCCGGCGAGGCCGTGTTCATCGACGTGGAGGGCAACCTTCACACCCGTCGGTGCGCACCGGATGCCACGCTCGCCCCGTGCTCGTTCGAGTACGTCTACCTCGCGCGGCCGGACTCCATCATGAACGGCATCTCGGTGTACGAGGCGCGGCTGCGCATGGGTGAGCGCCTGGCCGACACGATCGCCAAGTACACGCCGGCGGGTGCGATCGACGTGGTCATGCCCATCCCCGACTCCTCGCGCCCCGCCGCGATGCAGGTGGCCCGCAAGCTCGGCATCGAGTATCGCGAGGGCTTCTACAAGAACCGCTACGTCGGCCGCACGTTCATCATGCCGGGTCAGGCGGTGCGCAAGAAGAGCGTGCGCCAGAAGCTCAACGCGATGTCGACCGAGTTCAAGGGCAAGAACGTCCTGCTGATCGATGACTCGATCGTGCGCGGGACGACCTCCAAGCAGATCATCCAGATGGCCCGGGATGCCGGTGCCAAGAGCGTCACCTTCGCGTCGGCCGCACCGCCCGTGCGCTACCCCCACGTGTACGGCATCAACATGCCTTCGCGCGAGGAGCTCGTCGCGCACGGCCGCACGATCCCGGAGATCGCGGAGGAGCTCGGCGCGGACTTCGTCGTGTACCAGGAGGTCGAGGACCTCAAGGCCGCGATCCTGGAGGGCACCGACATCGAAGACCTCGACATGAGCTGCTTCGACGGCCGGTACGTCACCGGCACGGTGACCGACGAGTACCTCGCCTGGGTCGAGGGCTCGCAGGAAAGCTGA
- a CDS encoding sterol carrier family protein: MPRKIATDEGRAALAAVRAAAETGAEPARTDLAMSVRYLLQLLAEKAPGHTVEVRVPPFGAVQVVEGPRHTRGTPPNVVETDPRTWIALALGDERWVDAAAGGRIAASGIRADVSDLLPLRP; this comes from the coding sequence ATGCCCCGCAAGATCGCCACCGACGAGGGCCGCGCCGCGCTCGCCGCCGTGCGCGCCGCCGCCGAGACGGGCGCCGAACCGGCCCGCACCGACCTCGCGATGTCGGTGCGCTACCTGCTGCAGCTGCTGGCCGAGAAGGCCCCCGGCCACACGGTGGAGGTGCGCGTGCCCCCGTTCGGCGCGGTGCAGGTCGTCGAGGGCCCGCGCCACACCCGCGGCACCCCGCCGAACGTGGTCGAGACCGACCCCCGCACGTGGATCGCCCTCGCCCTCGGCGATGAGCGATGGGTGGATGCCGCGGCGGGCGGCCGCATCGCGGCATCCGGGATCCGCGCCGATGTATCCGACCTGCTTCCCCTGCGCCCCTGA
- a CDS encoding bifunctional proline dehydrogenase/L-glutamate gamma-semialdehyde dehydrogenase, whose product MTTDTTPDLANETVALVDRWLAEAAEIAPSVAAQRLAGVLSDPNGLDFTTGFVDGVVRPEDAAVAARALARVAPKVPGFLPAPLRGAVRLGGVAAPVAPGVVVPIARAVLRRMVGHLIVDARDARLGAAIRRLRRDGVRLNINLLGEAVLGAAEAQRRLDGTMRLLARDDVDYVSVKVSAMVGPHSAWGFEEAVESIIERLTPLYRLAAASPTPKFINLDMEEYRDLDLTMAVFTRILDQPEFERLEAGIVLQAYLPDAFDAMVRLQEWAAARRARGGAAIKVRLVKGANLSMERVDAEIHGWPLATWHTKQDSDTHYKRILDWSLHPDRIRNVRLGVAGHNLFDIAHSWLLATERGGTDGIEYEMLLGMAESLAEVIRREVGGLLLYTPVVHPREFDVAIAYLIRRLEEGASSDNFMSALFTLDSDPAMRARETERFLASLRTMDAAVPRTHRVQDRSTPAAGAPAGFENAPDTDPSVAANRSWGRQILARVPQSRAGVATADAAILSDAAAVDATLRTARAAAARWRELGAAGRAAILHRAGEVLERRRADLLEVMASEAGKTLDQADPEVSEAIDFAHYYAERALDLGAVDGARFTPASLTLVTPPWNFPVAIPAGSTLAALAAGSAVVIKPARQARRCGAVMVEALWEAGVPRDVLALVQLADAELGERLVASDAVDQVILTGGYETASLFRGFRKDLRLMGETSGKNAIIVTPSADLDLAVKDVVASAFGHAGQKCSAASTVILVGSVATSRRFRTQLVDAVRSLHVALPTDPTAQVGPVIAPPTGKLAEALTSLAPGESWLIEPRQLPEDPKLWTPGVRDGVRRGSEYHLTEYFGPILGIMTAATLDEAIELQNQVDYGLTAGLHSLDADEIRTWLARVEAGNLYVNRGITGAIVQRQPFGGWKKSVVGAGFKAGGPNYLMGLGRWSDSTVDLSRRPRTDSGPVAALMHAASEVLDADRLVWLMQALASDETAWAEEFGVHRDRTGLACERNVFRYLPAEAEIRAEARADVAEVVRVAAAALRAGATPRLSSARPLPTALATALRTAGIEVQVEGADAAHRRLAALPRPRVRLVGGSAAPLLRAAGGRPDLTIFDGEVTRAGRVEMLPFLHEQAVSITAHRFGNPTSLAYDVLPEPEAGVVRG is encoded by the coding sequence ATGACGACCGACACCACCCCCGACCTGGCGAACGAGACCGTCGCCCTCGTCGACCGCTGGCTCGCCGAAGCCGCCGAGATCGCCCCGAGCGTCGCCGCCCAGCGCCTCGCCGGTGTGCTGAGCGACCCGAACGGGCTCGACTTCACGACCGGGTTCGTCGATGGCGTGGTGCGTCCCGAAGACGCCGCGGTCGCAGCCCGCGCGCTCGCACGCGTGGCGCCGAAGGTGCCCGGGTTCCTGCCGGCCCCGCTGCGCGGGGCCGTGCGCCTGGGCGGGGTCGCCGCCCCGGTCGCGCCCGGCGTGGTGGTGCCGATCGCCCGCGCGGTGCTGCGCCGCATGGTCGGGCACCTGATCGTCGACGCCCGCGACGCGCGGCTCGGCGCGGCGATCCGGCGGCTCCGCCGCGACGGCGTGCGCCTGAACATCAACCTGCTGGGCGAGGCCGTGCTCGGCGCGGCCGAGGCGCAGCGCCGCCTCGACGGCACGATGCGCCTGCTCGCGCGCGACGACGTCGACTACGTGTCGGTCAAGGTCTCGGCGATGGTCGGCCCGCACTCGGCGTGGGGGTTCGAGGAGGCCGTCGAGAGCATCATCGAGCGGCTCACGCCGCTGTACCGGCTGGCCGCCGCGTCGCCCACGCCGAAGTTCATCAACCTCGACATGGAGGAGTACCGCGACCTCGACCTGACCATGGCGGTGTTCACCCGCATCCTGGACCAGCCCGAATTCGAGCGGCTGGAGGCGGGCATCGTGCTGCAGGCCTACCTGCCCGACGCCTTCGACGCGATGGTGCGCCTGCAGGAATGGGCGGCGGCGCGCCGTGCGCGCGGCGGCGCCGCGATCAAGGTGCGCCTGGTCAAGGGTGCGAACCTCTCGATGGAGCGCGTCGACGCCGAGATCCACGGCTGGCCGCTGGCGACCTGGCACACCAAGCAGGACAGCGACACCCACTACAAGCGCATCCTCGACTGGTCGCTCCACCCCGATCGCATCCGCAACGTGCGCCTCGGCGTCGCCGGTCACAACCTGTTCGACATCGCTCACTCCTGGCTGCTGGCCACCGAGCGCGGGGGGACCGACGGCATCGAGTACGAGATGCTCCTGGGCATGGCCGAGAGCCTCGCCGAGGTGATCCGCCGCGAGGTCGGCGGGCTTCTCCTCTATACGCCGGTCGTGCACCCGCGCGAGTTCGACGTCGCCATCGCGTACCTCATCCGCCGCCTCGAGGAGGGCGCCTCCAGCGACAACTTCATGTCGGCACTGTTCACCCTCGATTCCGATCCGGCCATGCGCGCCCGCGAGACCGAGCGCTTCCTCGCGTCGCTGCGGACGATGGATGCCGCGGTGCCGCGAACCCATCGGGTGCAGGACCGCTCCACCCCGGCCGCGGGCGCCCCGGCCGGGTTCGAGAACGCCCCCGACACGGATCCGTCCGTCGCCGCGAACCGCTCATGGGGTCGCCAGATCCTCGCGCGGGTCCCGCAGTCGCGGGCCGGCGTCGCCACCGCCGACGCCGCGATCCTCTCGGATGCCGCCGCCGTCGACGCCACCCTGCGTACGGCGCGGGCGGCCGCCGCCCGATGGCGGGAGCTCGGAGCCGCGGGGCGTGCGGCCATCCTGCACCGCGCGGGCGAGGTGCTCGAGCGGCGCCGCGCGGACCTGCTCGAGGTGATGGCGTCGGAGGCCGGCAAGACCCTCGACCAGGCCGACCCGGAGGTCTCGGAGGCCATCGACTTCGCGCACTACTACGCCGAGCGCGCCCTGGATCTGGGCGCCGTCGACGGCGCGCGGTTCACCCCGGCATCCCTCACCCTCGTCACCCCGCCATGGAACTTCCCGGTCGCGATCCCGGCCGGTTCGACCCTCGCGGCGCTCGCCGCCGGATCGGCGGTGGTCATCAAACCCGCGCGCCAGGCGCGGCGCTGCGGCGCCGTGATGGTCGAGGCGCTGTGGGAGGCGGGCGTGCCCCGCGACGTGCTCGCGCTCGTGCAGCTGGCCGACGCCGAGCTCGGCGAGCGGCTCGTCGCCTCCGACGCCGTCGATCAGGTGATCCTCACGGGCGGCTACGAGACCGCGAGCCTGTTCCGCGGCTTCCGCAAGGATCTGCGCCTCATGGGCGAGACCAGCGGCAAGAACGCGATCATCGTCACCCCGAGTGCCGACCTCGATCTCGCCGTGAAGGATGTCGTGGCCTCGGCGTTCGGCCACGCGGGTCAGAAGTGCTCGGCGGCCTCCACCGTGATCCTGGTCGGATCGGTCGCGACCTCGCGCCGCTTCCGCACCCAGCTGGTCGACGCCGTGCGCTCGCTGCACGTCGCGCTGCCGACGGACCCGACCGCGCAGGTGGGGCCGGTCATCGCGCCGCCCACCGGCAAGCTCGCCGAGGCGCTCACCTCCCTCGCCCCGGGGGAGTCGTGGCTGATCGAGCCGCGGCAGCTGCCCGAGGACCCGAAGCTGTGGACCCCCGGCGTGCGCGACGGCGTGCGCCGCGGCTCGGAGTACCACCTCACCGAGTACTTCGGACCGATTCTCGGCATCATGACGGCAGCCACGCTCGACGAGGCGATCGAGCTGCAGAACCAGGTCGACTACGGCCTCACTGCGGGGCTCCACTCGCTCGACGCCGACGAGATCCGCACGTGGCTGGCCCGCGTCGAGGCGGGGAACCTGTACGTGAACCGCGGCATCACCGGTGCGATCGTGCAGCGCCAGCCGTTCGGCGGCTGGAAGAAGTCCGTCGTCGGCGCCGGCTTCAAGGCGGGCGGCCCCAACTACCTGATGGGGCTCGGCCGCTGGAGCGACAGCACCGTCGACCTCTCGCGGCGTCCGCGCACCGACTCCGGCCCCGTTGCCGCGCTCATGCACGCGGCCTCCGAGGTGCTCGACGCAGATCGGCTCGTGTGGCTGATGCAGGCGCTCGCGAGCGATGAGACCGCGTGGGCGGAGGAGTTCGGCGTGCACCGCGATCGCACCGGCTTGGCCTGCGAGCGCAACGTCTTCCGCTACCTGCCCGCCGAGGCCGAGATCCGCGCCGAGGCGCGCGCCGACGTCGCCGAGGTCGTGCGCGTGGCGGCTGCGGCGCTTCGGGCCGGCGCGACACCGCGCCTGTCCAGCGCGCGCCCGCTGCCGACCGCACTCGCGACCGCGCTGCGCACCGCCGGCATCGAGGTGCAGGTCGAAGGTGCGGATGCCGCGCACCGCCGCCTCGCCGCCCTGCCGCGCCCGCGCGTGCGCCTGGTCGGAGGGTCGGCCGCGCCGCTGCTGCGCGCCGCGGGCGGCCGCCCCGACCTGACGATCTTCGACGGCGAGGTCACCCGCGCCGGCCGCGTCGAGATGCTGCCGTTCCTGCACGAGCAGGCCGTCAGCATCACCGCGCACCGCTTCGGCAACCCGACGAGCCTCGCGTACGACGTGCTGCCGGAGCCGGAGGCCGGCGTGGTCCGCGGCTGA
- a CDS encoding potassium transporter Trk — MGEQIHDHIETVHVRRAPKFSVFLLTGAALGLLTAMILTFAFDGTSQVSPNTGLEYSQGQVFGFLALICVPVGLAVFGMLAVILDRRASAHTRDIEVDHATVETDELREND; from the coding sequence ATGGGTGAGCAGATCCACGACCACATCGAGACCGTGCACGTGCGCCGTGCCCCGAAGTTCTCGGTGTTCCTGCTCACCGGGGCCGCGCTCGGGCTGCTCACGGCGATGATCCTCACGTTCGCGTTCGACGGCACGTCGCAGGTCAGCCCCAACACCGGCCTCGAGTACTCGCAGGGCCAGGTGTTCGGGTTCCTCGCGCTCATCTGCGTGCCGGTCGGGCTCGCGGTGTTCGGCATGCTCGCCGTGATCCTCGATCGCCGCGCCTCCGCGCACACGCGCGACATCGAGGTCGACCACGCGACCGTCGAGACCGACGAGCTCCGCGAGAACGACTGA
- a CDS encoding zinc-binding alcohol dehydrogenase, with the protein MGAAGTPEWLIREDASQPVLIALYLRQVLGIRSPDELPHLRGIPPRANDRSESVQDALERQWREYWAITVEPQAHPSPVPLDLVDGFGTHVVLPSTGAEQLRRAFAPHAAEAVAFAQSAHARYARDAATHSAYRAYASAIAEHERQVGRRAHSFELNVQVLPLNQRGVWWIGSLTVAVTDGLRGDVAAFDAAIHPIIAELA; encoded by the coding sequence ATGGGCGCCGCCGGAACCCCGGAATGGCTGATCCGCGAGGACGCGAGTCAGCCGGTGCTCATCGCCCTCTATCTGCGCCAGGTGCTGGGCATCCGCTCCCCCGACGAGCTGCCGCATCTGCGCGGCATCCCTCCGCGCGCGAACGACCGCAGCGAATCCGTGCAGGACGCCCTCGAACGTCAGTGGCGCGAGTACTGGGCGATCACGGTCGAGCCTCAGGCGCACCCGTCGCCGGTGCCGCTCGATCTCGTCGACGGCTTCGGCACCCATGTCGTGCTTCCGAGCACCGGTGCCGAACAGCTGCGCCGCGCGTTCGCGCCGCACGCGGCCGAGGCGGTCGCCTTCGCGCAGTCCGCGCACGCGCGCTACGCCCGCGACGCGGCCACGCACTCCGCGTACCGGGCCTACGCGAGCGCGATCGCCGAGCATGAGCGCCAGGTGGGCCGTCGGGCGCACTCGTTCGAACTGAACGTGCAGGTGCTGCCGCTCAATCAGCGCGGCGTGTGGTGGATCGGCTCGCTCACCGTGGCCGTCACCGACGGGCTGCGGGGCGACGTCGCCGCGTTCGACGCGGCGATCCACCCGATCATCGCCGAGCTCGCCTGA
- a CDS encoding acyl-CoA thioesterase has product MSVPASSSPDDRITMRFLSLPHDAAAGGATVAAGSVMEWIDQAGYACAVGWSGSYCVTAYVGNVRHASPIAPGSLVAVHARIVHTGTSSMHVAVTVESADVRERDFTPNTTCILVFVAVGDDRRPVKVPQWRPSSESDRALAAAAVSRIPARDGIKKAMLAEEYTDATAAPRSSLRFLAPPSSVNFGGAAHGGTVMRWIDEAGYACAASWSSADAVAVYSGGIHFLAPVRIGHIVELHARLIYTGPRSMHVAVRVLTADPRTPAETALTTQCLLVYVDRGDAGARPVRRWEPSLPEDVRLTRHAVDLIHRREQLVPIPAELTLRD; this is encoded by the coding sequence ATGAGCGTCCCGGCGTCGTCGTCGCCCGATGATCGCATCACGATGCGGTTCCTGAGTCTTCCTCACGACGCCGCGGCGGGTGGCGCGACCGTCGCCGCCGGCAGCGTGATGGAGTGGATCGACCAGGCCGGATACGCCTGCGCGGTCGGCTGGAGCGGCAGCTACTGCGTCACCGCATACGTGGGGAACGTGCGGCACGCCTCGCCCATCGCACCCGGGTCGCTGGTGGCGGTGCACGCACGGATCGTGCACACCGGCACGTCGAGCATGCACGTCGCCGTGACCGTCGAGTCGGCCGACGTGCGCGAGCGCGACTTCACCCCCAACACCACCTGCATCCTCGTCTTCGTCGCCGTGGGGGACGACCGTCGCCCGGTGAAGGTGCCGCAGTGGCGCCCGTCATCGGAGTCCGATCGCGCCCTCGCCGCAGCGGCCGTCTCGCGCATCCCCGCCCGCGATGGGATCAAGAAGGCGATGCTCGCGGAGGAGTACACCGACGCAACGGCAGCGCCGCGATCCTCGCTGCGGTTCCTCGCGCCGCCGAGCTCGGTCAACTTCGGCGGCGCCGCGCATGGCGGCACCGTGATGCGCTGGATCGATGAGGCCGGCTACGCCTGCGCCGCGAGCTGGTCGTCTGCCGACGCCGTGGCGGTCTACTCCGGCGGCATCCATTTCCTGGCGCCGGTGCGCATCGGCCACATCGTCGAGCTGCACGCGCGGCTCATCTACACCGGGCCGCGCAGCATGCACGTCGCCGTGCGGGTGCTCACCGCCGACCCGCGCACACCCGCCGAGACTGCGCTCACGACGCAGTGCCTGCTCGTGTACGTCGACCGTGGCGACGCGGGCGCGCGACCGGTCCGGCGCTGGGAACCATCGCTGCCCGAGGATGTGCGCCTCACCCGCCACGCCGTCGACCTCATCCATCGGCGCGAGCAGCTCGTGCCGATCCCCGCGGAGCTCACGCTGCGCGACTGA
- the purM gene encoding phosphoribosylformylglycinamidine cyclo-ligase yields the protein MASPSRDASANPYTEAGVDTAAGDLAVELMKSAVRRTHGPEVLGGVGGFAGLFDASALRSYAKPLLATSTDGVGTKVAIAQAIDKHDTIGLDLVGMVVDDIVVVGAKPLFMTDYIACGKVFPERIADIVRGIAQGAAETGTALVGGETAEHPGLLGLNDYDVAGAATGVVEADAVLGAERVRPGDVVLALASSGLHSNGYSLVRHIAAGAGIQYGDNAADFGTTWGEALLEPTRLYTRPLLRLIAEIGDGVHSLSHVTGGGIAANLARVLPRGTWVDVDRSTWSPPPVFRVLADLGGLDLAATEGTWNLGIGFLAVVSADKADAATTALAGEGIATWQVGVVGDGPLPAGDFEQGAKGVDGGAVRLVGAYGTDNGAK from the coding sequence GTGGCCTCCCCTTCTCGTGACGCCTCTGCCAACCCCTATACCGAAGCGGGGGTGGACACTGCCGCCGGCGACCTCGCCGTCGAGCTGATGAAGTCCGCCGTCCGCCGAACCCACGGACCCGAGGTCCTGGGCGGTGTCGGCGGGTTCGCCGGGCTCTTCGACGCCAGCGCGCTGCGCTCCTACGCCAAGCCGCTCCTGGCGACCTCGACCGACGGCGTCGGCACGAAGGTCGCGATCGCGCAGGCGATCGACAAGCACGACACGATCGGGCTCGACCTGGTCGGCATGGTCGTCGACGACATCGTCGTGGTGGGCGCGAAGCCCCTGTTCATGACGGACTACATCGCGTGCGGCAAGGTCTTCCCCGAGCGCATCGCCGACATCGTGCGCGGCATCGCGCAGGGCGCGGCCGAGACGGGCACGGCCCTCGTCGGCGGCGAGACGGCCGAGCACCCGGGTCTGCTGGGCCTGAACGACTACGACGTCGCGGGGGCCGCGACGGGCGTGGTCGAGGCCGATGCCGTGCTCGGCGCCGAGCGCGTGCGCCCGGGCGATGTCGTGCTGGCGCTCGCGAGCAGCGGGCTGCACTCCAACGGCTACTCGCTCGTGCGCCACATCGCGGCCGGCGCCGGCATCCAGTACGGCGACAATGCGGCCGACTTCGGGACGACGTGGGGTGAGGCCCTGCTGGAGCCCACGCGCCTCTACACCCGGCCCCTCCTGCGACTCATCGCGGAGATCGGCGACGGGGTCCACTCGCTCAGCCACGTGACCGGCGGCGGCATCGCGGCCAACCTCGCGCGCGTGCTGCCGCGGGGCACATGGGTCGACGTCGACCGCTCGACCTGGTCGCCGCCGCCCGTCTTCCGCGTGCTGGCAGACCTGGGCGGTCTCGACCTCGCCGCGACCGAGGGCACCTGGAACCTCGGCATCGGCTTCCTCGCGGTGGTGTCGGCCGACAAGGCCGATGCGGCCACGACCGCTCTCGCGGGTGAGGGCATCGCGACCTGGCAGGTGGGTGTCGTCGGCGACGGCCCGCTCCCCGCCGGCGATTTCGAACAGGGCGCGAAGGGCGTCGACGGCGGTGCCGTGCGCCTCGTCGGCGCCTACGGCACGGACAACGGAGCGAAGTAA
- the purD gene encoding phosphoribosylamine--glycine ligase, with translation MKILVLGSGAREHAIILALLSEEAGHEILAAPGNAGIANDATIVELDANDPAAVTSFALSDNIGLVVIGPEAPLVAGVADALRERGIPVFGPGKAAAQLEGSKAFAKRIMESAGVPTGRAVRAHTRAEVEAALDELGAPHVVKADGLAAGKGVIVTEDRAAALAHADTYLPSGSVLVEEFLAGPEVSLFFLSDGDRVLPLSPAQDFKRLGDGDSGPNTGGMGAYSPLPWLLERFGGEDAFVDLVTRDIAEPVIRQLDAEGTPFIGLLYAGLILTEAGVKVIEFNARFGDPETQVVLPRLVDPLSALLLSAASGHLEDHARPAFADAVAVTVVLASEGYPSSPVTGRALTGLDAAAGVDGVHVAHAATAAADSGDGLVATGGRVLNVVGVGTTFAEARSRTYSALEHIGLEGGQFRTDIAARVVES, from the coding sequence GTGAAGATCCTGGTTCTCGGCTCGGGCGCGCGCGAGCACGCCATCATCCTCGCTCTGCTCTCGGAGGAGGCCGGGCACGAGATCCTCGCCGCTCCCGGCAACGCGGGCATCGCGAACGACGCGACGATCGTCGAGCTCGATGCGAACGACCCGGCCGCCGTGACGTCCTTCGCCCTCTCCGACAACATCGGACTCGTCGTGATCGGCCCCGAGGCGCCACTGGTCGCCGGCGTCGCCGACGCGCTGCGCGAGCGCGGCATCCCGGTCTTCGGCCCCGGCAAGGCGGCCGCGCAGCTCGAGGGGTCCAAGGCGTTCGCCAAGCGGATCATGGAGTCGGCGGGCGTGCCCACGGGTCGCGCGGTGCGCGCCCACACCCGCGCCGAGGTCGAGGCCGCCCTCGACGAGCTCGGCGCCCCCCACGTGGTCAAGGCCGACGGCCTCGCCGCCGGCAAGGGCGTCATCGTCACCGAGGACCGCGCCGCAGCCCTTGCCCACGCCGACACCTACCTGCCGTCGGGTTCGGTGCTCGTCGAGGAGTTCCTCGCCGGCCCCGAAGTGTCGCTGTTCTTCCTGAGCGACGGCGACCGGGTGCTGCCTCTGAGCCCCGCGCAGGACTTCAAGCGCCTGGGCGACGGCGACTCCGGCCCCAACACGGGTGGCATGGGAGCGTACTCGCCGCTGCCGTGGCTGCTCGAGCGCTTCGGCGGCGAAGACGCCTTCGTCGACCTCGTGACCCGCGACATCGCCGAGCCGGTGATCCGCCAGCTCGACGCCGAGGGCACGCCGTTCATCGGCCTCCTCTACGCCGGGCTCATCCTCACCGAAGCCGGCGTGAAGGTGATCGAGTTCAACGCCCGCTTCGGCGACCCGGAGACCCAGGTCGTGCTGCCGCGCCTGGTCGACCCGCTCTCCGCGCTGCTGCTGTCCGCGGCATCCGGTCATCTCGAAGACCACGCGCGCCCGGCCTTCGCCGACGCGGTGGCGGTGACCGTCGTGCTCGCGTCGGAGGGCTACCCGTCGTCGCCGGTCACCGGCCGCGCCCTGACGGGACTGGATGCCGCAGCCGGCGTCGACGGCGTGCACGTCGCCCACGCGGCGACCGCCGCCGCGGACTCCGGCGACGGGCTGGTCGCGACCGGCGGCCGGGTGCTCAACGTGGTCGGGGTCGGAACGACGTTCGCCGAGGCGCGCTCGCGCACCTACTCCGCGCTCGAGCACATCGGCCTGGAGGGCGGCCAGTTCCGCACCGACATCGCCGCGCGCGTCGTCGAGTCCTGA